A stretch of the Candidatus Saccharimonadales bacterium genome encodes the following:
- a CDS encoding cohesin domain-containing protein — translation MPSKPTKSPAKSARVAKASKVSSKSMSSVWSRSRSTKSKAATQKERSVFTAGAVLAAAMLVSISLGLADYDKPASLQNAASQQKNLQKDTQASLSLKPLVHAQTKPDNMVTISLYANSQTQPVNAVQGVVRYPSDKLKIVDVKTATAFPQEAATDTTTPGLVRFARSVEANAASVTGENQVVTFTFKALKEVDLVSELTVDWGESYLVRSTDNQNILGQSTGSMQLR, via the coding sequence ATGCCGAGCAAGCCAACAAAATCACCAGCCAAATCAGCTCGTGTTGCAAAAGCAAGTAAAGTATCAAGTAAGAGCATGAGTAGTGTCTGGAGTAGGTCGCGGTCAACGAAGTCGAAGGCCGCAACCCAGAAAGAGCGGTCGGTATTTACGGCGGGGGCTGTACTTGCCGCTGCTATGCTGGTGTCTATTTCACTAGGCCTGGCAGACTATGATAAGCCGGCATCTTTGCAGAATGCCGCCAGTCAGCAAAAAAATCTGCAAAAAGATACGCAGGCTTCATTATCACTGAAGCCGCTGGTGCATGCTCAAACAAAGCCAGACAATATGGTTACCATAAGCCTGTATGCAAATAGTCAAACCCAACCTGTTAATGCAGTCCAAGGAGTTGTCCGTTATCCATCTGATAAACTCAAGATCGTCGACGTCAAAACGGCAACTGCCTTTCCTCAAGAAGCTGCAACTGACACAACAACGCCAGGGTTAGTCCGGTTTGCTCGTTCTGTCGAAGCAAACGCCGCGTCTGTAACAGGTGAAAATCAAGTGGTAACTTTTACATTTAAGGCGCTTAAGGAAGTTGATCTGGTGTCTGAGTTGACGGTTGATTGGGGAGAATCATATTTGGTGCGAAGTACCGATAATCAAAATATCCTCGGACAATCAACCGGGTCAATGCAGCTACGCTAG
- a CDS encoding rhodanese-related sulfurtransferase — translation MQKIILYYKFAPVTDPAAVRLWQKALCERLELRGRIIISKHGINGTLGGEIDDVKTYIKETKAYDAFKGTQFKWGDGGRDDFPKLSVKVRDEIVTFGAADELQVDNHGVVGGGKHLKPADVHKLVKERGEDVIFFDGRNAYEAKVGKFKNAVVPDARTTKDFLTDLAGDKYNDIKDKPVVTYCTGGIRCEILSSLMKTRGFKEVYQLDGGIVTYGQQYADDGLWEGSLYVFDGRMGVKFSDKATDIGVCVHCGDKTSRYTNCAIKQCNELIVVCTACMARTSCPACETAVTVK, via the coding sequence ATGCAAAAAATTATTCTTTATTACAAATTCGCACCAGTTACTGACCCTGCGGCAGTTCGGCTGTGGCAAAAAGCTCTCTGTGAGCGTTTGGAGCTGCGCGGCCGCATCATCATATCCAAACATGGTATCAATGGGACGCTTGGCGGTGAAATCGACGATGTCAAAACATACATCAAAGAAACCAAGGCCTACGATGCCTTCAAAGGCACTCAGTTCAAATGGGGTGATGGTGGGCGGGATGATTTCCCGAAGCTTTCTGTCAAAGTGCGCGACGAGATCGTAACGTTTGGAGCGGCCGACGAGTTGCAGGTTGATAATCACGGCGTTGTCGGCGGCGGCAAACATCTCAAGCCAGCTGACGTGCATAAATTAGTTAAAGAACGCGGCGAGGATGTTATCTTTTTTGACGGCCGTAACGCCTATGAAGCTAAAGTGGGTAAGTTCAAAAACGCGGTTGTTCCTGATGCCCGGACCACGAAAGATTTTTTGACTGATCTGGCAGGTGACAAGTACAATGACATTAAAGATAAGCCCGTCGTGACCTACTGTACTGGCGGTATCCGCTGCGAGATTCTTAGCAGTTTAATGAAAACACGTGGGTTTAAAGAGGTCTATCAGCTGGACGGTGGTATCGTGACATACGGTCAGCAATACGCTGATGACGGTCTATGGGAGGGCTCATTGTATGTCTTTGACGGACGTATGGGCGTTAAATTCTCTGACAAGGCTACAGACATCGGTGTATGCGTGCACTGCGGTGATAAAACCAGCCGCTACACGAATTGTGCGATCAAGCAGTGCAATGAACTGATTGTCGTTTGCACCGCATGCATGGCCCGAACCAGCTGTCCAGCCTGCGAAACTGCTGTTACTGTAAAATAG
- a CDS encoding cohesin domain-containing protein: MKKSKKSNKKIATNQRFRLMSAGLAIVAVLIVGAAGVNYQNSSQAARAKPTATVQTLLIKPASTTITPGSNVSAAIYANSGTVPVNVAQIALVYPAGQLEFMSIGESTAFPVVASTDTSTPGLIRIARSIATGSAAGVTGEQLVATVNFKVLPGASGTASLSYDLNSTLLVSAADGQNVISTTAGATYRIRNR, encoded by the coding sequence ATGAAAAAGTCCAAAAAATCGAATAAAAAGATTGCAACCAATCAGCGTTTCAGGCTAATGTCAGCCGGACTGGCAATTGTGGCGGTATTGATTGTTGGGGCTGCAGGTGTCAACTATCAGAATAGTAGCCAGGCCGCACGCGCCAAGCCGACTGCTACAGTTCAAACATTACTTATCAAACCAGCATCGACGACAATTACACCAGGTTCCAATGTGTCAGCTGCTATCTATGCAAATAGCGGTACAGTCCCAGTTAATGTCGCACAGATTGCGCTCGTCTATCCTGCGGGCCAACTTGAATTTATGAGTATCGGGGAGAGTACGGCGTTTCCAGTTGTCGCATCAACCGATACATCAACGCCTGGTCTGATCCGCATCGCACGAAGTATTGCAACTGGTTCAGCCGCTGGTGTGACCGGCGAGCAACTAGTTGCAACTGTCAATTTCAAGGTATTGCCAGGTGCCAGCGGCACAGCAAGCCTGAGTTACGATCTGAACTCAACGCTGCTCGTGAGTGCGGCAGACGGCCAGAACGTCATCAGTACCACAGCCGGTGCAACATACCGAATTCGTAACCGTTAG